ACCTCGCCAACGCGCAGACCAACCCCACCGGGCTGGCCGCCATCCTGTTCGGCGACTATGTCATCGGCATGGAGGTCATCGGCGTCCTGCTCGTGACCGCGGCGCTCGCCGGCCTGGTGCTCACGCACCGCCGCCGCCTGGGCCCGCGCCGCAGCCAGCGCACGATGGCGGCCGAGCGGGTCGCCGGTCTGCCCGACGGCCAGGTGCTCACGCCGCTGCCCGCCCCCGGCGTGTACGCGCAGAACAACGCGATGGACACCCCGGCGCTCGGGCCGGACGGGCAACCGCTGGAGCACTCGGTGCCGCGCGTGCTGCGCATCCGCGGCCAGCAGCGCACGGCCGCGGACGTGCTGGCGGCCGAGGAGACGCTGCGGGCGCGGCTCGGCCTGCCCGCCGTCGCGACGGCGGAGCCTGCGGTTCCGCCGGTGATCGAGCCCGGGGTGCGCGACGGCGGTGGGGTGGTTTCGACAGGCTCAACCACCGGGGGCGGCTCGACCACCGGGGTCGATGACGAGGAGGTGCGCGGCTGATGGACGTCACCAACTACCTGGTGCTCGCGGTGATCCTGTTCGCGATCGGTGCCACCACGGTGCTGCTGCGCCGCAACGCGATCGTGGTGTTCATGGGCGTCGAGCTCATGCTCAACGCGACCAACCTGGCCTTCGTCACGTTCGCCCGCATCCACGGCGACCTCACCGGCCAGGTGCTCGCCTTCTTCGTCATGGTCGTGGCCGCCGCCGAGGTGGTCGTGGGGCTCGCGATCATCGTGACGATCTTCCGTACCCGCCGCTCGGCCTCGGTCGACGACGTCAACCTCTTGAACGGGTGAGGCGGAGATGCAGCGAAGGGTGAGGGGCGAGGAACGAGGCACTCGCCCGCAGCGGAGTCGCAGCCTCGACCGTCACAAGAGCTTCTGAGGGGAACACCATGCAGACCTTGGGTCTCGCACCCTGGCTCGTCGGGTTCCCGCTGCTCGGGGCCGCGATCCTCCTCCTGGGCGGCCGGCGCACGGACCGCTGGGGCCACTGGCTGGGCGTCGTCGCGTCGACGGCGAGCTTCGCCGTGGGGCTCACCCTGCTGCTCGGGCTGCTCCAGCGGCCCGCTGCCGACCGCGTGCAGGTCCACAGCCTCGGCACCTGGCTCGAGGCGGGGCCGCTGAGCGTCGACGCGGCGTTCCGCGTGGACCCGCTGTCGCTGACGTTCGTGCTGCTGGTGACGTTCGTGGGCACGCTGATCCACGTCTACTCCGTGGCGTACATGGAGCACGACAAGGACCGGCGCCGGTTCTTCGGGTACCTCAACCTGTTCGTCGCGGCGATGCTGCTGCTCGTCCTGGCCGACTCCTACCTGCTGCTGTTCGTCGGCTGGGAGGGCGTGGGCCTGGCCTCGTTCCTGCTGATCGGGTTCTGGGACCACCGGATCGAGAACGCGGTGGCGGGCAAGAAGGCCTTCGTGATGAACCGCGTGGGTGACATGGGCCTGATCGTCGCGATGATGCTCATGGTCTGGCAGTTCGGCTCGGTGAGCTTCGGTGACGTCCTGGGCGCGGCCGACGGCCTGCAGGAGGGCGCGGCCACGGCCATCGGGCTCATGCTGCTCCTGGCCGCCTGCGGCAAGTCGGCGCAGTTCCCGCTGCAGGCGTGGCT
The Xylanimonas cellulosilytica DSM 15894 DNA segment above includes these coding regions:
- a CDS encoding NADH-quinone oxidoreductase subunit J: MTTTAGEAALFGVLAPLMVIAALGLLFAKRAVHAAMCVVFVMISLAILYVANEAPFLGIVQVVVYTGAVMMLFLFVLMLVGVDAADSLTETIRGQRWIGVLFGAGLLVVLLTVLARTDLPPAIGLDLANAQTNPTGLAAILFGDYVIGMEVIGVLLVTAALAGLVLTHRRRLGPRRSQRTMAAERVAGLPDGQVLTPLPAPGVYAQNNAMDTPALGPDGQPLEHSVPRVLRIRGQQRTAADVLAAEETLRARLGLPAVATAEPAVPPVIEPGVRDGGGVVSTGSTTGGGSTTGVDDEEVRG
- the nuoK gene encoding NADH-quinone oxidoreductase subunit NuoK, whose protein sequence is MDVTNYLVLAVILFAIGATTVLLRRNAIVVFMGVELMLNATNLAFVTFARIHGDLTGQVLAFFVMVVAAAEVVVGLAIIVTIFRTRRSASVDDVNLLNG